The Candidatus Abawacabacteria bacterium region ACAAAAACGTTTTCGTCTGCTGAAACCTGGCCAAAATGTGGTTGATGTTGGCTGTGCTCCAGGTAGTTTTTTACAATATGCCGCCACCATTGTTGGTCCAGAAGGGAAATTAGTAGGATTTGATATTAAGTCAGTGGCCAATCTTGGCAGAGCAAATATTGTCACCTATGTCGCAGATGTTTTGCAAGATGATTTAATCTCCTTGATCAAAAAAAGTTTCTCTATTGCCGATATTATTGTTAGCGACATTGCTCCTAATACTTCAGGGATAAAAGATGTTGATCATGGCCGCTCTATTCAATTAAATAGGGCAATTATTGCTATTGCTTCTACAGTTTTACGTAATGGTGGCAATGTTGTTTTGAAAGTTTTTGACGGTCGAGAATTTCCTGTTTTTCTCAAAGAATTAGAGACTATGTATGAGCTGGTGAAAGTAGTTAAACCCGAGGCATCGCGTGATCGAAGCAGAGAAGTATATGTAGTATGTATGAGGAAGAAAAATCTAGAAACTAAGAGCTAAATTAGGTAGAGATTTTAGTCTTTTTTTGTTACGTTGTTATTCGATAATCTAGATTTTGTTGTATGGTGACTTGTCCTCATTGCCAAAAAGAATTTGATCCTAAAAGTGGTAATAGCTCAAGCCACTTATCTGGGAAGACTTTTCAATGGGCTTTTCTATTAATCTTATTGGCGATGGGGTTGTATCAACTGGGGACGAATTCTGCTGAGCAGCAGTTATTATCGAGCGTTACCAACTTTCGGGGCGAATTGGGTGAGGCTTATGAGGTCTTTGATAAAGTGAGCAGCAATATTCAGGGCAGAATTGCTAAACAGGTAAGAGTGCGAGTAAAAACAAATGATATCGGTACGGTAACTACCCAAGCAAAAGAGCTTATTGCTGCTGAAAGAAATAACAATCCTACCAATCTTATTTATTTGTATTTTTACCTAACTGATAAAGATCCTAGTACTTTGCCTTTGGAAAGTTGGTTTGCCAAGGTAACCTACGTGAACTTTGTGGTGATTCGAGATTTGGCTCCTGGTGACTTTCTGAATGCCAAAAGTATCGCTCCAGGTACTTATTTGGAAGTCAAAAATTAGATATTCAAAATAAGGGATGGTATGCTAGTGAAGCAATTTGCTTTTTTAAATTTTGTCATCTTATGTATCAATCTCTTCCCTTACCTTACAATGAATTGAATGGTATCTCGCAAAATACTTTAACGATTCATCATGATAAATTATATGTTGGTTATGTGAATAAACTAAATGAAATTGAGGAAAAGTTAAAAACAGTAGATCGAGCTGCGGCTAATGGCACTTACAGTGAATTTGGTGAACTGAAAAGGCAAGAATCCTTTGCTCGAGACGCAAAAATTCTTCATGAAGCTTACTTTGCTATTCTAGGGGGCGATGGTCAGCAAAGTGGTGCAGTAGTGCAACAAATTGAAAAAGATTTTGGCTCTTTTGATCTGTGGCTGGCTGATTTTAAAGCCTGTGGTTTGGTGGCTCGTGGCTGGGTTATTCTCGCTTGGGATATGAATGATGGTCGTTTACACAACTATATCTGTGATGCACATAATCAAGGTGGTATTTGGAGCTCTATTCCAGTGATTGTTTTAGATACCTATGAACATGCCTATATGATCGATTACGGTAGTGATCGCAAAGCATATATTGAGACATTCATGAAACAACTCAATTGGTCGGAGGCCAATCGTGTTTGGGAAAAGGTAAAGGGCTTTAGTCTCTAACTTAATAGTTGTTACATCTACGGCAATGGCGAAAATAAAGGCTTACTTTCGCCATCTCTTTAGACTAGGTATAGTTGCTTGAGCCAATTTTTGTGCTTCCTCTTTATTCATATGCAATTCCTTTGTCATATGATCAACTGAAGTGTTGATCATGTCATTTATTGTCATTTTGGGAATCACAAATTCACCTTTTTGAAAACAGTACTTACAATATTCTTGACTATGACTATTATCTTCATTACTTCCCCAAAAACCTTCTCCCAATGGCATGCCACAGCTCTGACAACGAAACTTCGTTTCCATAAAGATGCTTAAACAAAAACAGAGTACTAAATTTTTTAGTACTCTGCCATGATTGCCAAAATCGTGATAATTATGCTTTTGCTGCTCGAGTTGCCACTTTGGGCTTGGTGTGTTCCTTTATTTTAAAACCTAAAAATTGTAATGCTTTAGTAGTTGATGGGAAAACTACGCCAGATTCTTTTAAGCGATTGTAATTTTTGCTTTCTAATAAAACCTGTTCAATCAATGGATTGACCCCCGTGAGATAAACTTTTTTACCCCGACGCTCAATGGTTTCAATAATCTCATCAAAAGCATCTAAGCCATCAACATCCAAATAATACAGTTCGCGAAGTCGAAGCACTACTTCTTCATATTCCTTGATCTCATGTTCGAAGCGAGCAATATGAGCTTGGCTATCGACATAAGTCAAATGTCCTTTGATAGAATAAACAAGGGTATGAGTATTGGGAGTAATAGTAGTAACTTTATCGCCTAATACACTTTCGATCATTTTTCGATTGCGATCATTTGCTACCATTTCAAATTGACCACGAGAAAGTGTGTCTAGGAAAAAGAATAAGGAAAGCGCGGTACCTACGAGGATACCAATCATAGGATCAACATAAAAGGTGATTACAGCCACAAATATTGAAATCCAGAAGCCTTTTTTATCGAGCCGATATAGTTTGACAAAATGCTGACCTTCAACCATACGAACAGCAACATTGACCAATATGGCAGCGATAATTGCCATCGGGATAAACTTGAAAAAATTAAGTAGGAAAAAAGAAATAATTACTATACAGATAGCGTTCACAGTACCGGAAATTTTATTATTTGCACCACTTTTGACATTGAGAGCAGTGCGAGCCAATGCTGCAGTGGCAGGAATACCACCAGCAAGACCGGAAGCAATATTTGCCAGACCGAGGCCGAGAATTTCTTTATCGCGATTGTGTTTTGTTTTAGTGAGATTATCGGCTATCTTTGCTGATAGAATAGTCTCTAATATAGCAACAATAGCTACAGTAATACTGGTGCTGATTAAGCTTTGATCAAAATGAAAGCTCTGAGGAATAAAAAGAGTAGCGTTCATATCGCTATATTTTTCGCCTAAGGTAATAAGTTTCAATGGAATTAAGCTATTCACTGACAAATATCCTAACAAGATACCAATAGGGCTGAGTAATACAGCTGGCGGTAGGCGCAGTAATTTGGGTAATTTGGTGCGCACTTTGACTAATAAAAACATTAGCCCCAAGAAGACAATAAAAGTAATAAATGTGGTGAGAGAGGCATTGCCAATATGCTTGAATGATTCCACCACGTTATCAAAGAGACGTTCGTGTACATGCAATCCGCTTAAGCCTAAGGCAGAGTTTAATTGATTAAAACCAATGGTAAAAGCTACTCCTAAAGTGAAGCCATGAATAGTATTAGCAGGAACATAGATAATATATTTTGCTAAACGCAACGCATAAGAAACCAACACTATCACTCCAGTGACAATTGCCACCATAGGCAATGTTTCTGCTCCATGAGCAATGGCATGAGCTGCGAGAATTCCGGAAAGGGCACCTGTTGGGCCTACAATATTGTAGTCGCTACCGCCAAATAGGGAGGCAATTAAACCAGCCCAGATCGCAGTTACTATACCGGCCACAGGCGATGCCCCGCCGGCGATAGCTAAAGACACTGAAAGGGGTATTGAAACCAAAGACACAGTTAAACCAGAGACCCAATTATCTTTCAGGCGTTGCCCTATAGAATGGCTTATCATAGAGATTAAGAGAATTAAATGGTGCTTCAGCGCGCGAGATTATGCTCCTGTTTTGTGGGGAGCACAAGATCAATTTAAAAGTATTTTTTATCTCAAAATAAAGTGTTTTTATCTGTTCTGTGGAATCAGGAATATAAATGAGG contains the following coding sequences:
- a CDS encoding SulP family inorganic anion transporter; translation: MISHSIGQRLKDNWVSGLTVSLVSIPLSVSLAIAGGASPVAGIVTAIWAGLIASLFGGSDYNIVGPTGALSGILAAHAIAHGAETLPMVAIVTGVIVLVSYALRLAKYIIYVPANTIHGFTLGVAFTIGFNQLNSALGLSGLHVHERLFDNVVESFKHIGNASLTTFITFIVFLGLMFLLVKVRTKLPKLLRLPPAVLLSPIGILLGYLSVNSLIPLKLITLGEKYSDMNATLFIPQSFHFDQSLISTSITVAIVAILETILSAKIADNLTKTKHNRDKEILGLGLANIASGLAGGIPATAALARTALNVKSGANNKISGTVNAICIVIISFFLLNFFKFIPMAIIAAILVNVAVRMVEGQHFVKLYRLDKKGFWISIFVAVITFYVDPMIGILVGTALSLFFFLDTLSRGQFEMVANDRNRKMIESVLGDKVTTITPNTHTLVYSIKGHLTYVDSQAHIARFEHEIKEYEEVVLRLRELYYLDVDGLDAFDEIIETIERRGKKVYLTGVNPLIEQVLLESKNYNRLKESGVVFPSTTKALQFLGFKIKEHTKPKVATRAAKA
- a CDS encoding RlmE family RNA methyltransferase; this encodes MSKAFNPQDFYFRRAKEQGFRARSAFKLEELQKRFRLLKPGQNVVDVGCAPGSFLQYAATIVGPEGKLVGFDIKSVANLGRANIVTYVADVLQDDLISLIKKSFSIADIIVSDIAPNTSGIKDVDHGRSIQLNRAIIAIASTVLRNGGNVVLKVFDGREFPVFLKELETMYELVKVVKPEASRDRSREVYVVCMRKKNLETKS
- a CDS encoding superoxide dismutase, whose product is MYQSLPLPYNELNGISQNTLTIHHDKLYVGYVNKLNEIEEKLKTVDRAAANGTYSEFGELKRQESFARDAKILHEAYFAILGGDGQQSGAVVQQIEKDFGSFDLWLADFKACGLVARGWVILAWDMNDGRLHNYICDAHNQGGIWSSIPVIVLDTYEHAYMIDYGSDRKAYIETFMKQLNWSEANRVWEKVKGFSL
- a CDS encoding zinc ribbon domain-containing protein, which translates into the protein METKFRCQSCGMPLGEGFWGSNEDNSHSQEYCKYCFQKGEFVIPKMTINDMINTSVDHMTKELHMNKEEAQKLAQATIPSLKRWRK